From a single Haemorhous mexicanus isolate bHaeMex1 chromosome 29, bHaeMex1.pri, whole genome shotgun sequence genomic region:
- the TMEM59L gene encoding transmembrane protein 59-like yields MAAPARRPRALLALGLALLAAAAAAAAAAATDPFSPQLGDTGGCRGQCGRSLQRRAAADAVLNACYRGCRLFSICHFVDASAELNTTRAECEAACAEAYGNAEEQFGCVTGCRKQLPEVEESRKEKSLELKAPSFSMLDLVSTFCNDIVSSAQSFISSTWTFYLQADDGKVVVFQSQPEMEYPAAEALEIQPAQPGSGSGSSPGVPQPHTGPRAKGDKPPVKEQRGKAKAHPPEPPQQEHDFLGCMSKRSGLPRWILAACLFLSIMVMLWLSCASLVTAPEQHVKTQPLSINGDKEYLEDLDGPGAFPLPPVITVTLCPAHGGEDAGPLPLKVDLDKTIL; encoded by the exons atggcggccccggcccgccggCCCCGGGCCCTGCTCGCCCTCGGCCTGGCCCTTCtcgcagccgccgccgccgccgccgccgccgccgccaccgaCCCCTTCTCGCCGCAGCTGGGAGACACCGGCGGGTGCCGCGGGCAGTGCGGCCGCAGCCTGCAGCGCCGGGCCGCCGCC GATGCTGTTCTCAACGCCTGTTACCGGGGCTGCCGGCTGTTCTCCATCTGTCACTTCGTGGATGCGAGCGCCGAGCTCAACACGACCAGAGCCGAGTGCGAAGCAG cctgtgccGAAGCCTACGGCAACGCAGAGGAGCAGTTTGGGTGCGTGACCGGGTGCCGCAAGCAGCTGCCCGaggtggaggagagcaggaaggagaag agcctggagctgaaAGCACCCTCGTTTTCCATGTTGGATTTGGTCTCCACCTTCTGCAATGACATCgtcagctctgcccagagcttCATCTCCTCCACCTGGACCTTCTACCTGCAGGCGGACGATGGCAAAGTCGTGGTGTTTCAg TCCCAGCCTGAGATGGAGTATCCAGCAGCCGAGGCCCTGGAGATCCAGCCAGCACAgccgggatcgggatcgggatccagccctggtgtcccccagccccacacag gcCCCCGGGCAAAGGGGGACAAGCCCCCCGTGAAGGAGCAGCGGGGCAAAGCCAAGGCGCATCCCCCGGAGCCCCCGCAGCAGGAGCACGACTTCCTCGGCTGCATGTCCAA GCGCTCGGGCCTTCCTCGCTGGATCCTGGCCGCCTGCCTCTTCCTCTCCATCATGGTGATGCTgtggctcagctgtgccagcctggtgACCGCCCCCGAGCAGCACGTCAAGACCCAG CCTCTGAGCATCAACGGGGACAAGGAGTACCTGGAGGACCTGGACGGCCCCGGCGCCTTCCCGCTGCCGCCCGTCATCACCGTCACCCTGTGCCCTGCGCACGGCGGGGAGGACGCGGGGCCGCTGCCTCTCAAGGTCGATCTGGACAAGACCATCCTGTAG